A window from Symphalangus syndactylus isolate Jambi chromosome 22, NHGRI_mSymSyn1-v2.1_pri, whole genome shotgun sequence encodes these proteins:
- the LOC129471875 gene encoding LOW QUALITY PROTEIN: large ribosomal subunit protein eL36-like (The sequence of the model RefSeq protein was modified relative to this genomic sequence to represent the inferred CDS: deleted 1 base in 1 codon; substituted 1 base at 1 genomic stop codon) produces MALRYPMAMGLNKGHKVTKNVSNPRHSCCHRRLTKHTKFVQDMTXEVCGFAPYKCCAMELQKVSKAMELLKTSKFIKKRKRVGMHIHAKRKWEELSNVLAAMKKATAKKD; encoded by the exons ATGGCTCTGCGCTACCCTATGGCCATGGGCCTCAACAAGGGCCACAAGGTAACCAAGAACGTGAGCAATCCCAGGCACAGCTGCTGCCACAGGCGCCTGACCAAACACACCAAGTTTGTGCAGGACATGACCTGAGAGGTG TGTGGCTTTGCCCCTTACAAGTGTTGTGCCATGGAGTTACAGAAGGTCTCCAAGGCCATGGAGTTACTGAAGACCTCCAAGTTTATCAAGAAAAGg aaaagggtggGGATGCATATCCATGCCAAGAGGAAGTGGGAGGAGCTGAGCAATGTCCTGGCTGCCATGAAGAAAGCCACTGCCAAGAAAGATTGA